The following coding sequences lie in one Bartonella sp. DGB1 genomic window:
- the pnp gene encoding polyribonucleotide nucleotidyltransferase — translation MFDIKKIELEWAGRPLKIETGHIARQADAAVMVTYGETIVLATVVSEKESKEDQDFFPLTVVYQEKNYAVGKIPGGYLKREGRPSENETLVSRLIDRPIRPLFVDGYKNETQIIITVLQHDLENNPDIVSIIAASAALTLSGVPFMGPIAGARVGYINGEFILNPNIDEMPESALDLVVAGTTDAVLMVESEAQELSEEIMLNAVAFGHKQFKPVIDAIIELAEVAAKPPRNFSTEDTSTLDEKIFSLFEQDLRTAYQITDKTARYETINNIKEKVKQHFLNQDTDDNLYNENKILNTFKKLQSRIVRWNILDGLNRIDGRDLETVRPICSEVGLLPRTHGSALFTRGETQALVVATLGTGDDEQYVDNLTGLHKETFLLHYNFPPYSVGETGRFGSPGRREIGHGKLAWRAIRPMLPSKEKFPYTLRVVSEITESNGSSSMATVCGTSLALMDAGVPLVRPVAGIAMGLIKEDEKFAVLSDILGDEDHLGDMDFKVAGTQEGITALQMDIKINGITHEIMDIALNQAKKGRMHILEQMSKALSNARSELGDFAPRVEVMQIPVEKIREVIGTGGKIIREIVEKTGAKINIEDNGNVTISSASVKTIEAARNWIHSIVAEPEIGVIYEGTVVKTTDFGAFVNFFGSRDGLVHISQLSNDRVNKTTDIVSEGQKVWVKFVSFDERGKIRLSMKNIDQTNGQEIEAEKQTKKDDE, via the coding sequence ATGTTTGACATAAAAAAAATAGAACTAGAATGGGCCGGACGCCCCTTAAAAATTGAAACAGGACATATAGCCAGGCAAGCTGATGCTGCTGTAATGGTAACATATGGTGAAACAATAGTATTAGCTACAGTTGTATCAGAAAAAGAATCAAAAGAAGATCAAGATTTTTTCCCCTTAACAGTAGTCTACCAAGAAAAAAACTATGCCGTTGGTAAAATCCCTGGCGGATATTTGAAACGTGAAGGTCGCCCTAGCGAAAATGAAACATTAGTTTCTCGTTTAATCGACCGTCCGATACGTCCTTTATTCGTTGATGGATATAAAAATGAAACGCAAATCATTATTACTGTTTTACAGCATGACCTAGAAAATAATCCTGATATTGTTTCTATCATCGCTGCATCTGCAGCTTTAACACTTTCAGGTGTTCCCTTCATGGGGCCTATTGCTGGAGCAAGAGTAGGATATATTAATGGCGAATTTATTCTAAACCCTAATATTGATGAAATGCCTGAATCAGCACTAGATTTAGTTGTAGCTGGTACTACTGATGCAGTATTAATGGTAGAATCTGAAGCACAAGAATTATCTGAAGAAATAATGTTAAATGCGGTAGCTTTTGGACATAAACAATTTAAGCCGGTTATTGATGCAATTATAGAATTAGCTGAAGTAGCAGCAAAACCTCCAAGAAATTTTTCTACTGAAGATACTTCAACTTTAGATGAAAAAATATTTAGCTTGTTTGAACAAGATCTACGTACTGCTTATCAGATAACCGATAAAACAGCTCGTTATGAAACCATTAATAATATAAAAGAAAAAGTTAAACAACATTTTCTTAACCAGGATACTGATGACAATCTCTATAATGAAAATAAAATATTAAATACCTTTAAAAAACTACAAAGTCGTATAGTACGCTGGAATATTTTAGATGGATTAAATCGTATTGATGGACGTGATCTAGAAACTGTGCGTCCTATTTGTAGTGAAGTAGGTTTACTACCTAGAACGCACGGCTCCGCCCTATTCACACGAGGAGAAACTCAAGCTTTAGTTGTTGCTACTCTAGGTACCGGAGATGATGAACAATATGTTGATAATTTAACCGGTCTGCATAAAGAAACTTTCTTATTACATTATAATTTTCCACCTTATTCTGTAGGTGAAACAGGTCGTTTCGGTTCACCAGGTAGACGTGAAATAGGTCACGGTAAGTTAGCTTGGCGTGCTATTCGTCCTATGTTACCAAGTAAAGAAAAATTTCCTTACACTTTACGTGTAGTATCTGAAATAACTGAATCTAACGGCTCATCTTCTATGGCTACTGTCTGCGGCACTTCTTTAGCATTAATGGATGCAGGTGTACCTTTAGTAAGACCCGTAGCAGGTATAGCTATGGGCTTAATCAAAGAAGATGAAAAATTTGCTGTATTATCAGATATATTAGGTGATGAAGATCATTTAGGCGATATGGATTTCAAAGTAGCCGGTACCCAAGAAGGTATTACTGCTTTACAAATGGATATCAAAATAAATGGTATCACTCATGAAATTATGGATATTGCACTTAATCAAGCAAAAAAAGGACGTATGCATATCCTAGAACAAATGTCCAAAGCACTATCTAATGCTCGTAGTGAATTAGGTGACTTTGCTCCTAGAGTAGAAGTTATGCAAATCCCTGTAGAGAAGATCCGTGAAGTTATTGGAACCGGTGGAAAAATTATCCGCGAAATTGTTGAAAAAACCGGCGCTAAAATTAATATTGAAGATAATGGTAATGTTACTATCTCTTCAGCTAGCGTTAAAACTATAGAAGCCGCAAGAAACTGGATTCATTCCATAGTTGCGGAACCTGAAATAGGGGTAATTTACGAAGGAACAGTAGTAAAAACAACTGACTTTGGTGCTTTTGTTAATTTTTTCGGTAGTAGAGATGGCTTAGTTCATATTTCTCAACTAAGTAATGATAGAGTTAATAAGACAACTGATATTGTATCAGAAGGTCAAAAAGTTTGGGTAAAATTTGTAAGTTTTGACGAACGCGGTAAAATACGTTTATCAATGAAAAATATTGACCAAACCAATGGACAAGAAATAGAAGCTGAAAAACAAACTAAAAAAGATGATGAATAA
- the rpsO gene encoding 30S ribosomal protein S15 — translation MSITNERKQELIKEYATNATDTGSAEVQVAILTERIANLTEHFKNHKKDNHSRRGLLKMVSLRRRLLDYLIKTDKNRYQSLIARLGLRR, via the coding sequence ATGTCGATAACCAATGAACGTAAACAAGAACTTATTAAAGAATATGCTACAAATGCAACTGATACTGGTTCAGCTGAAGTACAAGTAGCGATATTAACAGAACGTATTGCTAACTTAACAGAGCATTTTAAAAACCACAAAAAAGATAACCATTCTCGTCGTGGTTTGCTTAAAATGGTCTCTTTACGTCGTCGTCTGTTAGATTATCTAATTAAAACAGATAAGAATCGCTATCAATCATTAATAGCTCGTTTAGGCTTACGTCGCTAA
- the truB gene encoding tRNA pseudouridine(55) synthase TruB, with the protein MKKNFKARGRDISGWLIFDKPHAMGSTEAVSYIKKLFKAQKVGHAGTLDPLASGMLPIALGSATKTVSYVMDGEKSYIFKVTWGQERSTDDLEGEITESSTNRPTRESIEELLPKYTGKLLQHPPLYSALKINGVRAYDLIRNGNTPALQPRTVEISSFEIIEHTENMTSFMVKCGKGTYIRSLARDLGRELNCFGHISYLRRLSVLPFTESTMISKEQLDALSSETATDDLETLDNLLISPLMALTNLPQSNICKQEVIDISHGRPILLRNNITDFDAFCVKYNDDIIALGCVTHGVFYPKKVFNAYIE; encoded by the coding sequence GTGAAAAAAAACTTTAAAGCACGGGGTCGTGACATTTCTGGTTGGTTAATTTTTGATAAACCTCACGCTATGGGCTCTACAGAAGCAGTTAGCTATATAAAAAAGCTATTCAAGGCACAAAAAGTTGGTCATGCAGGAACTTTAGATCCTTTAGCTTCAGGTATGTTACCAATAGCATTAGGCAGTGCTACTAAAACCGTTAGCTATGTTATGGATGGTGAAAAAAGCTATATATTTAAAGTTACTTGGGGTCAAGAAAGATCTACTGACGACCTTGAAGGCGAAATCACAGAAAGCTCTACCAATCGTCCAACTCGTGAGTCTATAGAAGAATTATTACCTAAATATACTGGTAAATTATTACAACACCCTCCTCTTTATTCAGCTCTAAAAATTAACGGCGTCCGCGCCTATGATCTAATCAGAAATGGTAATACCCCTGCTCTTCAACCACGAACAGTAGAAATATCTTCATTTGAAATAATAGAACATACAGAAAATATGACTAGCTTCATGGTTAAATGTGGTAAAGGTACCTACATAAGATCATTAGCACGTGATTTAGGAAGAGAATTAAACTGTTTTGGTCATATAAGTTATTTACGACGTTTATCAGTTTTACCTTTTACTGAGTCTACAATGATTAGTAAAGAACAATTAGATGCCTTAAGCAGTGAAACTGCAACTGATGACTTAGAAACTCTTGATAACCTTTTAATCAGCCCTTTGATGGCGTTAACTAATTTACCTCAATCTAACATTTGTAAACAAGAGGTTATTGATATTAGTCATGGTAGACCTATATTATTAAGAAATAATATAACTGATTTTGATGCTTTTTGTGTAAAATATAATGATGATATTATTGCGTTAGGATGTGTAACGCATGGTGTTTTTTATCCAAAAAAAGTATTTAATGCATATATCGAATAA